The Shewanella zhangzhouensis genome has a window encoding:
- a CDS encoding MtrB/PioB family decaheme-associated outer membrane protein, with protein sequence MRFQLNMITLALLAASAPALAGGYSLNNANTDKVKFDAWACKGCTLETGTQGNIGVGVGYQDTDDVRSANSFGSDEEVPYKLDADVRHVTESGYRTEFNAENLGMDNASANLKTGRPGSYNLSLDYRSIKTYESDTLVSPFEGIGSGSLTLPRDWVYSGSSDGMSGLASANPFEMSLKRERAGLGFEYQSESAFATYVHYQREEKTGLKTASGSFFNQSIMLPEPVDYTTDTVEAGVKLKGDNGFLALVYNGSRFSNGYSELSFDNPFHPTFGAARSGAMALDPDNQAHTVSLQGLYNDGKSQLTGRLMAGQMSQDEPLVTTGYGYALPVEALDAKVDIIGMTLKASSRVNKDLRLSGSYDYSDRDNKTQVEEWTQISINNVSGKVAYNTPYDHTSHRFKAGADYRISRGIKLDGGVDHRVDERNYQDRETTEETTGWARLRLGNFEHWDFSLKGSYGSRGGSEYQASEWTSSENNALLRKYYLADRNRTQAEMRVSHTPLDTLSLDFGVRYALDDYDATQIGLTESKDLGYDASLSWQLTERLLLSGFYTHQTIDSAQAGSSNFATANWFSDIEDKVDVYGLGLAYNQLMDGRLKLGADYSFSDSQSTTQVRQGITGDYGDYFAKVHNLNLYAQFQASERMAVRLDYRMENYRDNDEARDIAVDGIWNLVSFGPMNHDYNAHLIMLSMSYRL encoded by the coding sequence ATGAGATTTCAACTCAATATGATCACCCTGGCGCTGCTTGCGGCCTCGGCTCCGGCACTGGCCGGTGGCTACAGCCTGAACAATGCCAACACCGACAAGGTAAAATTCGATGCCTGGGCCTGTAAGGGCTGTACGCTGGAAACGGGCACTCAGGGTAACATCGGCGTAGGCGTCGGCTATCAGGACACAGACGATGTTCGCTCCGCCAACAGCTTTGGCAGCGACGAAGAAGTGCCTTACAAACTCGATGCGGACGTGCGCCACGTCACTGAGTCAGGCTATCGCACCGAGTTCAATGCCGAGAACCTTGGCATGGATAACGCCAGTGCCAACCTGAAAACCGGTCGCCCCGGCAGCTACAACCTGAGTCTGGACTATCGCAGCATCAAGACTTACGAGTCTGATACCCTGGTCAGCCCATTTGAGGGCATTGGCTCGGGTAGCCTTACCCTGCCCCGAGACTGGGTTTACTCAGGCTCCAGTGACGGTATGAGCGGCCTTGCTTCGGCCAATCCCTTTGAAATGTCACTCAAGCGCGAGCGGGCGGGTCTGGGCTTTGAATATCAGAGCGAGTCAGCTTTTGCCACCTATGTGCACTATCAGCGGGAAGAAAAGACGGGGCTGAAAACCGCCTCCGGCAGTTTCTTCAACCAGTCCATCATGCTGCCAGAGCCTGTGGATTACACCACGGATACAGTGGAAGCCGGTGTAAAGCTTAAAGGCGATAATGGCTTCCTGGCGCTGGTGTACAACGGCAGCCGTTTCTCCAATGGCTACAGTGAGCTGAGTTTTGATAATCCCTTCCACCCCACCTTTGGTGCGGCCAGAAGTGGTGCCATGGCGTTGGACCCTGATAATCAGGCCCACACAGTGTCACTGCAAGGTCTCTACAACGATGGAAAGAGTCAGCTTACCGGACGCCTGATGGCAGGCCAGATGAGCCAGGATGAGCCACTGGTCACCACGGGCTATGGTTATGCCCTGCCCGTTGAAGCACTGGATGCCAAAGTGGACATCATTGGCATGACCCTGAAAGCGTCCAGCCGCGTCAACAAGGACCTGCGCCTGTCAGGCAGTTACGATTACAGTGACCGTGACAACAAGACTCAGGTTGAAGAGTGGACCCAAATCAGCATCAACAATGTGTCCGGCAAGGTGGCGTACAACACCCCCTATGACCATACCAGCCACAGATTCAAGGCCGGTGCCGATTACCGTATCAGCCGCGGCATAAAGCTGGATGGCGGTGTGGATCACAGGGTCGATGAGCGTAACTACCAGGACAGAGAAACCACGGAAGAAACCACTGGCTGGGCAAGACTGCGCCTGGGTAACTTCGAACACTGGGATTTCTCACTCAAAGGCAGTTACGGCAGCCGCGGTGGCAGTGAATACCAGGCGAGCGAATGGACCTCGTCGGAAAACAATGCCCTGCTGCGCAAGTACTATCTGGCCGATCGCAATCGCACTCAGGCTGAGATGCGCGTGTCCCACACACCGCTCGATACCCTGAGTCTCGATTTCGGAGTGCGTTATGCCCTCGATGATTACGATGCGACACAGATTGGCCTGACCGAATCCAAAGACCTGGGTTACGATGCCAGCCTCAGTTGGCAGCTTACCGAACGTCTGCTTTTGAGCGGTTTTTACACCCACCAAACCATTGACTCGGCCCAGGCTGGCAGCAGCAACTTTGCCACCGCCAACTGGTTCTCCGATATCGAAGACAAGGTGGATGTGTACGGTCTGGGTCTCGCCTACAACCAATTGATGGATGGCAGGCTGAAACTCGGTGCCGATTACAGCTTCTCGGATTCACAGAGTACAACTCAGGTACGTCAGGGGATCACCGGCGACTACGGCGATTATTTTGCCAAGGTGCACAATCTGAACCTGTACGCTCAATTCCAGGCCAGTGAGCGCATGGCCGTGCGTCTGGACTACCGCATGGAAAACTACCGTGACAACGATGAAGCCCGGGATATTGCCGTGGATGGCATCTGGAATCTGGTGAGTTTTGGTCCCATGAACCATGACTACAATGCCCACCTGATCATGCTGAGCATGAGTTATCGTCTCTAA
- a CDS encoding DmsE family decaheme c-type cytochrome — protein sequence MHSPAQAAKWDAKMTPDEVEATLDKKFAEGDYSPKGADSCLMCHKKSEKVMDLFKGVHGATDSSKSPMAGLQCESCHGPMGKHNKGGNEPMITFGKDSTLSAEKQNSVCMSCHQDDKRMAWNGGHHDNADVACASCHSVHTAKDPVLSKSTEMEVCTSCHTKQKTELNKRSSHPLKWAQMVCSDCHNPHGSLGDAALVKPSVNETCYACHTEKRGPKLWEHAPVTENCAACHNPHGSVNDAMLKARAPMLCQECHASDGHASRANLGNTGFGSEVGDNAFTGGRSCLNCHSQVHGSNHPSGKLLQR from the coding sequence ATGCACAGCCCCGCACAGGCCGCAAAATGGGACGCCAAGATGACCCCCGACGAGGTTGAGGCCACACTGGACAAGAAGTTCGCCGAAGGCGACTACTCGCCCAAAGGGGCTGATTCCTGTTTGATGTGCCACAAGAAGTCTGAAAAAGTCATGGATCTCTTCAAGGGTGTCCATGGTGCAACCGACTCAAGCAAGAGCCCCATGGCCGGGCTGCAGTGCGAGTCCTGCCACGGCCCCATGGGCAAACACAACAAGGGTGGCAACGAGCCGATGATCACCTTCGGCAAGGATTCCACCCTAAGCGCCGAGAAGCAAAACAGCGTGTGTATGTCCTGTCACCAGGATGACAAGCGCATGGCCTGGAACGGTGGTCACCACGACAACGCCGATGTGGCCTGCGCCTCATGCCACAGTGTGCACACTGCCAAAGACCCTGTGCTGTCCAAGAGCACAGAGATGGAAGTCTGCACCAGCTGTCACACCAAGCAAAAGACTGAGTTGAACAAGCGCTCCAGCCATCCGCTCAAATGGGCTCAAATGGTGTGCAGCGACTGCCACAACCCCCATGGCAGCCTGGGCGATGCCGCACTGGTGAAACCGTCGGTAAACGAAACCTGCTATGCCTGTCACACGGAGAAGCGGGGCCCAAAACTGTGGGAGCATGCGCCCGTCACTGAGAATTGTGCCGCTTGCCACAATCCCCACGGCAGTGTGAATGACGCCATGCTCAAAGCCCGTGCCCCCATGCTGTGTCAGGAATGTCACGCCAGCGATGGCCACGCCAGCCGCGCCAATCTGGGCAACACCGGCTTTGGCAGCGAAGTGGGCGATAACGCCTTCACCGGCGGCAGAAGCTGCCTGAATTGTCACAGCCAGGTGCATGGTTCCAATCATCCATCCGGCAAGCTGCTGCAACGTTAA
- a CDS encoding OmcA/MtrC family decaheme c-type cytochrome, with translation MMNTQKTKIALLIAASALGLTACGGSDGSDGNPGNPGGEPAGAIAELHFTFNDTRINEGITKVEFTVTNEEDKPVVGLQKMRFYAEQLLPEGATGAGNSSQWEYLLDETCDLPAGKCPGTFVDHKNGRYSYTFGANLADSTRSEYKAELAQRLAIRNYNVPLPDGTTVPGTTALVDFMGDTGAEAFYSRKIVVSESCNACHGDVQEAGHMTGDVNFCASCHTPGRVSEGKEFNVFIHDIHFDLDDADNKIKPAFGVAALENCQSCHVETEVAPDWANWTRIPTAQSCGSCHTNIDFAAGKGHSMQADNSNCVACHNSDWTAELHTAQGKAAKELVAKLGMSTTLVGNEDNSATLTLVITDAAGNAVDANSLMSKIQRIETITNVGPNFPIMGYNPSPGNGLHKVTKDLVKSGALQADVTVVDGKLVYTTPALPFGAGDTNTAFTFVGLEMCVSGTEFVDCAQGVATQSMKAQLAHGTKAGETANFRHIDSVNFASCQGCHGETFDIHKGYHAGFIMSEQLGRDVDGKLTVGVDACVACHTPDGTYAGGANKGAFEMKLHVVHGEEGVFNDCRQCHNDFNLDAFKVKGALATSAGKYTTPITATCTSCHAPESIGHGLTNMGAIVDGDYVEANQAAQQETCFFCHQPTVTDHTVVKM, from the coding sequence ATGATGAACACACAAAAAACCAAAATCGCACTGCTGATAGCAGCCAGCGCCCTGGGCTTAACCGCCTGTGGTGGCAGTGATGGCAGCGACGGCAACCCAGGTAACCCAGGCGGCGAGCCAGCAGGTGCCATTGCCGAACTTCATTTCACCTTCAACGATACCCGCATTAACGAGGGTATCACCAAGGTCGAATTCACCGTGACCAACGAAGAAGACAAACCCGTTGTTGGTCTGCAAAAAATGCGCTTCTATGCCGAGCAGTTGCTGCCTGAAGGTGCAACCGGCGCCGGTAACAGCTCCCAGTGGGAATACCTGCTGGACGAAACCTGTGACCTGCCTGCCGGCAAGTGTCCTGGCACTTTCGTGGACCACAAAAATGGTCGCTACAGCTATACCTTCGGTGCCAACCTGGCCGACTCTACCCGCTCAGAATACAAAGCCGAGCTGGCACAGCGCCTGGCAATCCGCAATTACAACGTGCCCCTGCCGGATGGCACCACAGTGCCAGGCACCACTGCTCTGGTCGACTTTATGGGCGATACCGGAGCTGAAGCCTTCTACAGCCGCAAAATCGTTGTCAGCGAGAGCTGTAACGCCTGTCACGGCGACGTACAGGAAGCTGGCCACATGACCGGTGATGTGAACTTCTGTGCCAGCTGCCACACCCCTGGCCGCGTGAGTGAAGGCAAAGAATTCAACGTCTTCATCCACGACATCCACTTCGACCTGGATGACGCCGACAACAAGATTAAACCTGCCTTTGGCGTTGCGGCACTGGAAAACTGCCAGAGCTGCCACGTTGAAACCGAAGTTGCCCCTGATTGGGCCAACTGGACCCGTATCCCTACCGCCCAAAGCTGTGGCAGCTGCCACACCAACATCGACTTTGCGGCCGGGAAAGGCCACTCCATGCAGGCCGATAACAGCAACTGCGTAGCCTGTCACAACAGCGACTGGACTGCAGAGCTGCACACCGCCCAGGGCAAGGCTGCAAAAGAGCTGGTCGCCAAGCTTGGCATGAGCACCACACTGGTGGGTAATGAGGACAATAGTGCCACTCTGACTCTGGTGATTACCGATGCCGCCGGTAACGCGGTGGATGCCAACAGCCTGATGAGCAAAATCCAGCGCATTGAAACCATCACCAACGTGGGCCCCAACTTCCCCATCATGGGCTACAACCCAAGCCCAGGAAATGGTCTGCATAAAGTGACCAAAGACTTGGTGAAGTCAGGCGCATTGCAAGCCGATGTGACTGTGGTTGACGGCAAGCTGGTATACACCACCCCCGCCCTGCCTTTCGGCGCCGGCGATACCAATACTGCCTTTACCTTCGTTGGTCTGGAAATGTGTGTCAGCGGCACCGAGTTTGTTGACTGTGCCCAAGGCGTTGCCACCCAGTCCATGAAAGCTCAGCTGGCCCACGGCACCAAAGCCGGCGAGACGGCAAACTTCCGCCATATCGACTCGGTGAACTTTGCCAGCTGTCAGGGTTGTCACGGTGAAACCTTCGACATTCACAAGGGCTACCATGCCGGCTTCATCATGAGCGAGCAGCTGGGCCGCGATGTGGATGGCAAACTGACAGTGGGTGTCGATGCCTGTGTGGCTTGTCACACCCCTGACGGTACTTACGCCGGTGGCGCCAATAAAGGTGCGTTCGAGATGAAGCTGCACGTGGTGCACGGTGAAGAAGGCGTCTTTAACGACTGCCGTCAGTGTCACAACGACTTCAATCTGGACGCCTTCAAGGTCAAGGGTGCGCTGGCAACCTCTGCCGGTAAATACACCACGCCCATCACGGCCACCTGTACCTCTTGCCACGCGCCTGAGAGCATTGGCCACGGTCTGACCAACATGGGTGCCATCGTCGACGGTGACTACGTGGAAGCCAATCAGGCGGCGCAGCAGGAAACCTGTTTCTTCTGTCACCAGCCAACCGTGACCGACCACACTGTGGTGAAAATGTAA
- a CDS encoding OmcA/MtrC family decaheme c-type cytochrome, whose translation MMKRFNFNAATKAILGAGLLSLTLVGCGSDGKDGEDGKDGVIGVSIDKTSTLKATFTNASIDAGVLNVDFTLENANGVAVLGLTKDHDLRFGIAQLTEVTETVGEGDQATEANRGYQWQAYINGKKEPNPAWVPEGDADINPSAQYQANVEAANKCDTCLVDHGDGSYSYTFQINIANVTEPLPVVFDANNTQRATLELELPQVTANAHYDWQPASGKTEGIQTRDVVSIETCYTCHQPESLKLHGGRRIDLENCASCHTATSGDPESGNSVDFTYMIHAIHKGEHRMTYSPTEEKMVQAPYKVIGYGGGVHDYSKVMYPQGPAADCAACHVEGAGAPANADLFKANLSNTACIACHSELPSDTHYKYGAGTDCMSCHIEDGYSRSGAEAHGDVLKAYDTTKDMSVKFSNIGVDINGKFTFKVQVLDKDGNAVGTEFLDTSSRVVMAWDSDKDFPGYYEGSYGNRRIALKEGTYDATDKSYTLTASKIDLPADANGKTFELWSTLKVCFNNGGYGRPDVVMTDCATDGVRKIEVKEAPYHFVWKDAGVDDTAKPAMRREIVDANKCQGCHNQEYHHYSNGVNCQTCHTSDKTTSNDSSYPGGKKPTSFAYKAHGAAGHYLKYAGAQTGTVLKTDCSTCHTDKGINLGRAPERVWRYGDKDNGGVDIWVSSDAGACMSCHQKYMGDAAKSHIETNGGIVDGTSAEDVRNRAKESCSTCHTPEQIRGLHNK comes from the coding sequence ATGATGAAACGGTTCAACTTCAATGCCGCGACAAAAGCGATATTGGGTGCCGGATTACTGTCTTTAACGCTCGTCGGTTGCGGCAGCGACGGCAAAGATGGTGAAGACGGCAAAGATGGTGTCATTGGCGTCAGCATTGACAAAACATCGACCCTCAAAGCCACCTTTACCAATGCCAGCATCGATGCCGGTGTACTGAACGTTGACTTCACCCTGGAAAACGCCAACGGCGTCGCCGTGTTGGGGCTGACCAAGGATCACGATCTGCGTTTTGGTATTGCCCAGCTCACCGAAGTGACAGAAACAGTGGGTGAAGGCGACCAGGCCACCGAAGCCAATCGCGGCTACCAGTGGCAGGCCTACATCAACGGCAAAAAAGAGCCCAATCCAGCCTGGGTGCCCGAGGGCGATGCCGACATCAACCCCTCAGCTCAGTATCAGGCCAACGTAGAAGCCGCCAATAAGTGCGATACCTGCCTGGTTGACCATGGTGACGGCAGCTACAGCTACACTTTCCAGATTAATATCGCCAACGTTACCGAGCCACTGCCGGTCGTGTTTGACGCCAATAACACCCAAAGGGCTACCCTGGAGCTGGAATTGCCCCAGGTCACCGCCAACGCCCACTATGACTGGCAGCCTGCCTCCGGCAAAACCGAAGGCATTCAAACCCGCGATGTGGTCAGTATTGAGACCTGTTACACCTGTCACCAGCCCGAGAGCCTCAAGCTCCACGGTGGCCGTCGTATCGACCTTGAAAACTGTGCGTCCTGCCACACTGCCACCTCCGGCGATCCTGAGTCAGGCAACAGCGTCGACTTTACCTACATGATCCACGCCATCCACAAAGGCGAACATCGCATGACCTACTCTCCTACCGAGGAGAAAATGGTACAGGCGCCTTACAAGGTGATTGGGTATGGTGGCGGTGTGCATGACTACAGCAAGGTCATGTACCCGCAGGGACCGGCCGCTGACTGCGCTGCCTGTCACGTCGAAGGCGCTGGCGCCCCGGCCAATGCGGATCTCTTTAAAGCCAACCTCAGTAATACAGCTTGTATTGCCTGTCACAGCGAACTGCCATCGGACACTCACTACAAGTACGGTGCGGGCACCGACTGTATGAGCTGTCACATCGAAGATGGTTACTCACGCAGCGGCGCCGAAGCCCACGGTGATGTGCTCAAGGCTTACGACACCACCAAGGACATGTCGGTCAAGTTCAGCAACATCGGCGTTGATATCAACGGTAAATTCACCTTCAAGGTGCAGGTGCTGGATAAAGACGGCAACGCTGTTGGCACCGAGTTCCTCGACACCAGCAGCCGCGTGGTCATGGCCTGGGACAGTGATAAAGACTTCCCCGGTTACTATGAGGGTTCTTACGGCAACCGTCGTATCGCTTTGAAAGAAGGCACTTACGATGCCACTGACAAGAGCTACACCCTGACAGCCAGCAAGATTGACCTGCCTGCGGACGCCAACGGCAAGACCTTCGAGCTGTGGTCAACATTGAAGGTGTGCTTCAACAACGGCGGTTACGGTCGTCCTGACGTGGTGATGACCGACTGTGCCACCGACGGCGTGCGTAAGATTGAAGTGAAGGAAGCACCATACCACTTCGTCTGGAAAGACGCAGGGGTGGATGATACCGCCAAACCTGCAATGCGCCGCGAAATAGTGGACGCCAACAAGTGTCAGGGTTGCCACAATCAGGAATACCATCACTACAGTAACGGTGTGAACTGTCAGACCTGCCACACCTCTGACAAGACCACCTCCAATGACAGCAGCTACCCCGGTGGCAAGAAGCCAACCAGCTTCGCCTATAAGGCTCACGGCGCCGCAGGTCACTACCTCAAGTATGCCGGTGCCCAGACTGGTACTGTGCTCAAGACCGACTGCAGCACCTGTCACACCGACAAGGGTATCAACCTGGGCCGAGCTCCAGAGCGTGTATGGCGCTATGGCGACAAAGACAACGGCGGCGTGGATATCTGGGTATCTTCCGATGCCGGTGCCTGCATGAGCTGTCACCAGAAGTACATGGGTGATGCGGCCAAGTCTCACATCGAAACCAACGGCGGTATTGTCGATGGTACCAGTGCTGAAGACGTGCGTAACCGTGCCAAGGAAAGCTGCTCTACCTGCCACACCCCAGAACAGATCCGTGGTTTGCACAACAAATAA
- a CDS encoding OmcA/MtrC family decaheme c-type cytochrome, translated as MNFQRQVYRTTRLALAALISLTLFACGSDGEDGKDGEDGVVGVNIDSTATLKVNFTDARVEDGKVTADFMLTNANGVAVLGLTKTHDLRLGIAQLTQVTQTIGTGDDAREADLGYQWQAYINSLRQPGTVPEGVDGLTPSPQYQAGVEAANGCDTCLVDHGDGSYSYSFQVNIAQVTEPLAVVYNADATQRITMELRLPQVVANGHFDWQPSTGNTEGIQTRNVVTINACYTCHQPDSLKLHGGRRIDIENCVACHTATSGDPESGNSVEFTYLIHAIHRGAERHTFDADGNQVDAPYKIVGFGGSVHDYGLVHFPRKPASDCSVCHQEGQGAPADAALFKAEKSNTACVACHSEKPSAHHASTDCMACHNTDNTYHGTGSPTKRHGDVMKAYTLASELSVKVLDVSANAGKMTFKVQVLDKNGAPMDQTFIDQGSRMVVAWDVEKDYPAYNDASYSNRRIRLREGTYDATEKSYTLTPNVALPATPDGKSFEIWSTLEACFNNGGYGVDDIQLTDCSTDGVRTVAIKESPYRFVWGNNGIDSSQQAAMRRAIIDTAKCQACHGQEIHHYDNGVNCQTCHTSDKTLSNSSTYPGGRIPTSFAWKAHEREGHFLKYGGLQSGTVLKTDCATCHTEAGNNVTGITLGRAPDRVWRYGDTQNNGADIWVSSDAGSCLSCHQQYLSDAAKSHITANGGILDGMSEADVRNRAKEACSTCHTPTQLMEVHGN; from the coding sequence ATGAACTTCCAAAGACAGGTGTACAGGACTACCCGCCTGGCATTGGCCGCCCTGATATCGCTGACACTATTTGCCTGTGGCAGCGACGGTGAGGACGGTAAAGATGGCGAGGACGGCGTTGTTGGCGTCAATATTGATTCTACCGCCACGCTTAAGGTGAACTTCACCGATGCCAGGGTCGAAGATGGCAAAGTCACTGCCGACTTTATGCTGACTAACGCCAATGGCGTTGCTGTGCTTGGGTTAACCAAGACGCATGACCTCCGACTTGGTATCGCTCAGTTAACGCAGGTCACCCAGACCATAGGGACGGGAGACGACGCCAGAGAAGCGGACCTGGGTTATCAGTGGCAGGCGTATATCAATAGTCTTCGCCAGCCGGGTACTGTGCCGGAGGGTGTGGATGGCCTTACTCCGTCCCCCCAATATCAGGCAGGCGTGGAAGCCGCCAACGGGTGTGACACCTGCTTGGTTGACCATGGCGATGGCAGCTACAGCTACAGTTTTCAGGTGAATATCGCCCAGGTCACAGAGCCATTGGCGGTAGTTTACAACGCGGATGCCACCCAAAGGATCACCATGGAGCTGAGGCTGCCTCAGGTGGTTGCAAACGGTCATTTCGATTGGCAGCCATCCACTGGCAACACTGAGGGTATCCAAACCCGAAACGTGGTCACCATCAACGCCTGTTATACCTGTCACCAACCTGACAGCCTCAAGCTGCACGGAGGAAGAAGGATTGACATTGAGAACTGTGTGGCTTGCCATACGGCGACCTCCGGGGATCCTGAATCAGGCAACAGTGTGGAATTCACTTATCTTATCCACGCCATCCACCGTGGTGCCGAGCGTCATACCTTTGATGCCGATGGCAATCAGGTAGATGCCCCTTACAAAATTGTTGGATTCGGCGGCAGTGTGCATGACTATGGTCTGGTGCACTTCCCGAGGAAACCCGCCTCTGACTGCAGTGTGTGTCACCAGGAAGGTCAAGGGGCACCGGCCGATGCTGCTCTCTTTAAAGCCGAAAAGAGCAACACCGCCTGCGTGGCCTGTCACTCCGAAAAACCCTCTGCCCACCATGCCAGCACTGACTGTATGGCGTGCCACAATACCGACAACACCTACCATGGTACCGGCAGCCCCACCAAACGCCATGGCGATGTGATGAAGGCATACACCCTGGCAAGCGAACTGAGCGTCAAAGTTCTCGATGTCAGTGCCAATGCGGGCAAAATGACCTTTAAGGTGCAGGTGCTGGACAAAAACGGCGCCCCAATGGATCAGACCTTTATCGACCAAGGCAGCCGCATGGTCGTCGCCTGGGATGTTGAGAAAGACTATCCCGCCTACAATGACGCCTCCTACAGCAATCGTCGCATCCGCCTGCGCGAGGGCACCTACGATGCCACTGAAAAGAGCTACACCTTGACGCCAAATGTGGCCCTGCCCGCTACGCCGGACGGAAAGAGCTTCGAGATCTGGTCAACATTGGAAGCCTGTTTTAACAACGGGGGTTATGGGGTCGACGATATCCAACTCACCGATTGCAGCACCGATGGCGTAAGAACTGTGGCCATCAAAGAAAGCCCATATCGCTTTGTCTGGGGAAATAATGGCATCGACAGCTCGCAGCAAGCGGCTATGCGCCGAGCCATTATCGACACTGCCAAGTGTCAGGCGTGCCATGGTCAGGAAATTCACCACTATGATAATGGCGTGAATTGTCAGACCTGCCATACCTCAGATAAGACCCTGAGCAACAGTTCGACTTATCCGGGTGGCCGCATACCCACCAGCTTTGCCTGGAAGGCACACGAGCGCGAAGGGCACTTCCTCAAATATGGTGGGCTGCAATCGGGAACCGTACTCAAGACAGATTGCGCCACCTGCCACACAGAGGCTGGCAACAACGTTACCGGTATCACCCTTGGCCGCGCTCCAGACCGGGTGTGGCGGTATGGCGATACCCAAAACAACGGCGCCGACATCTGGGTATCTTCCGATGCGGGCAGTTGCCTGAGCTGTCACCAGCAGTACTTAAGTGATGCCGCCAAGTCACACATCACGGCCAATGGCGGTATTCTGGATGGTATGAGTGAGGCCGATGTCCGCAATCGTGCCAAAGAGGCCTGTTCTACCTGCCATACACCGACACAACTGATGGAAGTGCACGGCAACTGA